The proteins below come from a single Stomoxys calcitrans chromosome 1, idStoCalc2.1, whole genome shotgun sequence genomic window:
- the LOC131994094 gene encoding uncharacterized protein LOC131994094 isoform X1, with amino-acid sequence MYVHIMNSHHHEKKKPGHSSFVCRLCRKIHSLKTCRLFLQMNTNQRMDVVKKYGYCLNCLAHTHSQGSCFTKTGCRYCHQRHHSLLHMHPRLKKKTFSRSTKSQARSKPNKKSETASASKNIPTPLRPNEAAKESSTSLTAILRQNAATLLPTASVIINAKDGKHYARCLLDSASRMSSISKPFVDKLQLTTLELDNETICPITLWSRIEENFKIETTLRVHRRISTMTPKESYPVSIKSHFHNLVLADKTFYKSSAIDIVLGVDILSRIMREGLFARVGLPTAQNTAFGMVIYGTFSI; translated from the exons ATGTACGTTCA TATAATGAATTCCCACCACCATGAGAAAAAGAAGCCGGGTCATTCCTCCTTTGTATGCAGGCTGTGCAGGAAAATACATTCCCTCAAAACATGCCGTTTATTCCTCCAAATGAACACAAATCAGCGAATGGATGTGGTCAAAAAATACGGATACTGTCTAAATTGTCTGGCACACACACATTCTCAAGGTTCTTGCTTCACCAAAACGGGCTGCAGATATTGCCATCAACGCCATCATTCACTGCTACATATGCACCCCAGGTTAAAGAAGAAGACATTTTCTAGATCAACAAAGTCTCAAGCTCGAAGTAAGCCTAATAAGAAGTCCGAAACAGCTTCAGCCTCAAAAAATATTCCCACGCCACTCAGGCCCAATGAAGCAGCTAAAGAATCGTCGACTTCGCTCACTGCAATACTCCGACAGAATGCTGCCACCTTACTGCCAACAGCCTCGGTTATAATAAACGCAAAGGATGGGAAGCATTATGCCAGATGTCTACTGGACTCTGCATCCAGAATGAGTTCCATCTCCAAGCCGTTCGTGGACAAGCTGCAACTTACAACGTTAGAACTGGATAATGAGACCATTTGCCCCATCACTTTGTGGTCCCGTATtgaggaaaatttcaagatagaGACCACCTTAAGGGTTCATCGACGTATAAGTACGATGACTCCGAAAGAATCGTACCCGGTGAGCATAAAGTCGCACTTCCATAATTTAGTTTTGGCCGATAAAACATTCTACAAGTCTTCGGCTATAGATATAGTCCTAGGAGTCGACATACTTTCTCGAATCATGCGAGAGGGTCTTTTTGCAAGAGTTGGTCTTCCTACGGCCCAAAATACTGCTTTTGGCATGGTGATTTACGGAACATTTTCTATTTAA
- the LOC131994094 gene encoding uncharacterized protein LOC131994094 isoform X2, which produces MNSHHHEKKKPGHSSFVCRLCRKIHSLKTCRLFLQMNTNQRMDVVKKYGYCLNCLAHTHSQGSCFTKTGCRYCHQRHHSLLHMHPRLKKKTFSRSTKSQARSKPNKKSETASASKNIPTPLRPNEAAKESSTSLTAILRQNAATLLPTASVIINAKDGKHYARCLLDSASRMSSISKPFVDKLQLTTLELDNETICPITLWSRIEENFKIETTLRVHRRISTMTPKESYPVSIKSHFHNLVLADKTFYKSSAIDIVLGVDILSRIMREGLFARVGLPTAQNTAFGMVIYGTFSI; this is translated from the coding sequence ATGAATTCCCACCACCATGAGAAAAAGAAGCCGGGTCATTCCTCCTTTGTATGCAGGCTGTGCAGGAAAATACATTCCCTCAAAACATGCCGTTTATTCCTCCAAATGAACACAAATCAGCGAATGGATGTGGTCAAAAAATACGGATACTGTCTAAATTGTCTGGCACACACACATTCTCAAGGTTCTTGCTTCACCAAAACGGGCTGCAGATATTGCCATCAACGCCATCATTCACTGCTACATATGCACCCCAGGTTAAAGAAGAAGACATTTTCTAGATCAACAAAGTCTCAAGCTCGAAGTAAGCCTAATAAGAAGTCCGAAACAGCTTCAGCCTCAAAAAATATTCCCACGCCACTCAGGCCCAATGAAGCAGCTAAAGAATCGTCGACTTCGCTCACTGCAATACTCCGACAGAATGCTGCCACCTTACTGCCAACAGCCTCGGTTATAATAAACGCAAAGGATGGGAAGCATTATGCCAGATGTCTACTGGACTCTGCATCCAGAATGAGTTCCATCTCCAAGCCGTTCGTGGACAAGCTGCAACTTACAACGTTAGAACTGGATAATGAGACCATTTGCCCCATCACTTTGTGGTCCCGTATtgaggaaaatttcaagatagaGACCACCTTAAGGGTTCATCGACGTATAAGTACGATGACTCCGAAAGAATCGTACCCGGTGAGCATAAAGTCGCACTTCCATAATTTAGTTTTGGCCGATAAAACATTCTACAAGTCTTCGGCTATAGATATAGTCCTAGGAGTCGACATACTTTCTCGAATCATGCGAGAGGGTCTTTTTGCAAGAGTTGGTCTTCCTACGGCCCAAAATACTGCTTTTGGCATGGTGATTTACGGAACATTTTCTATTTAA